Proteins from a genomic interval of Sulfurimonas sp. HSL3-2:
- a CDS encoding phosphoribosyltransferase family protein — protein sequence MIYYSYENFRDDTCKLIDEVRSFDPEVIVAVARGGLTLAHAMAEGLDIRAVESIRTELYDNDVKRDTICIYGECNLMNHKRVLVVDDIADSGDTLYAIMEKLQGDNPDAEFKTATLFYKKTSIHQPDFTVNEAPDWIDFFWDRDFKKA from the coding sequence ATGATTTACTATAGCTACGAAAATTTTAGAGACGATACATGTAAACTTATCGATGAGGTAAGAAGTTTTGACCCTGAGGTCATAGTTGCCGTTGCACGCGGCGGGTTGACACTCGCTCATGCGATGGCTGAAGGTCTTGACATAAGAGCGGTCGAGTCGATCCGTACGGAACTTTATGACAATGATGTAAAAAGAGACACTATCTGTATCTACGGTGAATGTAATCTTATGAATCATAAACGTGTCTTAGTCGTGGACGATATCGCCGACAGCGGTGATACACTTTATGCGATCATGGAAAAACTGCAGGGCGATAACCCTGATGCGGAGTTTAAGACAGCTACGCTTTTTTATAAAAAGACATCTATCCATCAGCCGGATTTTACAGTAAACGAAGCTCCTGACTGGATAGACTTTTTTTGGGACAGGGATTTTAAGAAGGCTTAA
- a CDS encoding DoxX family protein, with protein sequence MNLKECYAKFENLADGLRSLSLLAARLVLAYGFYGPAMRKWSDIGAIGDWFASLGIPFPQLNAYMAATTEITGVVLLTLGLFTRIISIPLIVVMLVAIFTVHINNGFECGNNGFEIPVYYMLFLVIFLSHGAGRFSLDNYIFAKKD encoded by the coding sequence ATGAATCTGAAAGAGTGCTATGCCAAATTTGAAAATTTGGCGGATGGATTAAGATCATTGTCGCTTCTTGCAGCCAGATTAGTCTTAGCTTACGGTTTTTACGGGCCGGCTATGAGAAAATGGAGTGACATCGGTGCCATAGGTGACTGGTTCGCGTCACTAGGGATCCCTTTCCCTCAGCTAAATGCTTATATGGCGGCAACGACGGAGATAACGGGTGTAGTGCTTCTGACTCTTGGACTCTTTACCCGTATTATCTCTATCCCTTTGATAGTCGTTATGCTTGTCGCTATATTTACGGTTCATATAAACAACGGTTTTGAGTGCGGAAACAACGGTTTTGAGATACCGGTTTATTATATGCTGTTTTTAGTGATCTTTTTATCGCACGGAGCAGGGCGTTTTAGTCTGGATAATTATATTTTTGCTAAAAAAGATTGA